A genomic window from Syntrophorhabdales bacterium includes:
- a CDS encoding 4Fe-4S binding protein → MKFISKFEGPWSTPSEPLDVKTGEWRSQRPVTRSEKCRQCGWCFIFCPCGCRKETGHFFSADLDYCKGCGVCARVCPARAIALVREEV, encoded by the coding sequence ATGAAATTCATCAGCAAATTTGAAGGACCCTGGTCGACACCAAGTGAGCCGCTCGATGTCAAAACAGGGGAATGGAGGTCGCAGAGGCCGGTTACAAGGAGTGAGAAGTGCCGTCAGTGCGGCTGGTGCTTCATCTTCTGTCCGTGCGGCTGCAGGAAAGAAACAGGACATTTCTTTTCTGCTGATCTCGATTATTGTAAAGGCTGCGGAGTCTGTGCCAGAGTCTGCCCGGCCAGAGCAATTGCACTGGTGAGGGAGGAAGTCTGA
- a CDS encoding FAD-dependent oxidoreductase — MEKKKHVIVGCGTAALSALKRMRQNNAADDIEVVSMEPHLPYSPTSLPYLISGKIQESEISMVTESFFDRMRAVWARGRGKRVERLDTGKSQVIYESGEREAYDSLLIATGSEPVVPSIPGLKQEEALQLRTLDHARALIDKIKGTRTAIILGAGLIGMHVAQCLAEKGMKVKVVEMQPRILPSYFDADASPMIQRVLEQHGITFFVNKQVAEVYSKKGFVGVALKGGDALEADLLLVATGVRPRTSLVNGSGIEVDNGILVDRQMRTNVSNVFAAGDVAAAKSFFTGKHGLNPILPSAAEQGNVAGSNMVGEVKEYEGWLPMNTFNFFGHRAVSVGETTPVEGDEVLAEANGKKETYRKLIYRQGKLVGATFLSTDVDAGVFQYLVRKRVEISQYKNSLLALPRETSLWLMREAERKETVSIED; from the coding sequence TTGGAAAAGAAAAAACATGTCATAGTAGGATGCGGCACTGCAGCCCTCTCGGCATTAAAGCGGATGAGGCAGAACAACGCCGCAGACGATATTGAAGTGGTGTCGATGGAGCCTCACCTTCCATATTCTCCCACGTCTCTTCCCTACCTCATCTCAGGGAAGATACAGGAATCTGAAATTTCCATGGTGACGGAGAGTTTCTTTGACCGGATGCGAGCAGTGTGGGCCAGGGGCAGGGGCAAACGGGTGGAGCGTCTCGATACAGGCAAGAGCCAGGTCATTTACGAGTCTGGTGAGCGGGAGGCGTATGATTCCCTCCTGATCGCAACGGGCAGTGAGCCTGTTGTCCCGTCAATCCCGGGCCTGAAGCAGGAAGAGGCGTTGCAGTTGAGGACCCTGGATCACGCCAGGGCTCTGATAGACAAAATAAAGGGAACCAGGACCGCAATCATTCTCGGCGCCGGGTTGATCGGTATGCATGTGGCTCAATGCCTGGCTGAAAAGGGAATGAAGGTGAAGGTTGTGGAGATGCAGCCGCGCATTCTGCCCTCCTATTTCGACGCAGACGCCTCCCCAATGATCCAGCGGGTGCTGGAGCAGCATGGCATAACTTTTTTTGTCAACAAGCAAGTTGCTGAAGTGTACAGCAAGAAAGGCTTCGTCGGGGTAGCATTGAAAGGGGGAGATGCCCTGGAAGCGGACCTGCTGCTGGTTGCTACGGGCGTAAGGCCGCGGACCTCTCTCGTAAACGGAAGCGGTATAGAAGTGGACAACGGCATACTGGTCGACCGCCAGATGAGAACAAATGTCAGCAACGTGTTTGCAGCGGGCGACGTCGCAGCAGCCAAAAGCTTTTTTACAGGGAAGCATGGTCTGAATCCTATTTTGCCCAGCGCGGCCGAGCAGGGCAACGTTGCGGGCAGCAACATGGTGGGTGAGGTCAAGGAGTACGAAGGCTGGCTGCCGATGAATACCTTCAATTTCTTCGGTCATCGTGCTGTGTCCGTCGGAGAGACGACTCCTGTCGAAGGCGATGAGGTGCTCGCGGAAGCAAATGGAAAAAAGGAAACATACAGGAAGCTGATCTACAGGCAGGGTAAACTTGTGGGAGCGACCTTCCTCAGTACAGACGTGGATGCCGGTGTGTTTCAGTACCTGGTACGCAAGCGGGTGGAGATTAGCCAGTACAAAAATTCTCTTCTCGCGTTGCCGAGAGAAACGAGTCTGTGGCTCATGCGTGAAGCGGAACGAAAAGAAACCGTTTCAATAGAGGACTAG
- a CDS encoding 2-oxoacid:acceptor oxidoreductase family protein, which translates to MKEIRLHGRGGQGVVMGAEMLAYAFVLEGKYASSFPTFGAERRGAPVAAFLRCDEKPIRETHQIYDPDCIMCLDPFIGRSQEIFNGLKGDGIAIINTPKLKLEKWPDALKMLGLIDATALALDEIGRAIVNTCMLGVIAKVTGWVKLESVIASLDMNFEGKLLQKNIDLVRRGYDSVAISVRSTT; encoded by the coding sequence ATGAAAGAGATACGGTTACACGGCAGGGGAGGGCAAGGGGTAGTGATGGGCGCTGAAATGCTGGCATACGCGTTTGTCCTCGAGGGCAAGTACGCTTCTTCGTTCCCGACCTTCGGGGCAGAACGCAGAGGAGCGCCTGTGGCGGCTTTTCTTCGCTGCGATGAAAAACCGATAAGGGAGACTCACCAGATTTATGATCCCGATTGTATTATGTGCCTGGATCCTTTTATAGGAAGATCGCAAGAGATCTTCAACGGATTGAAAGGGGACGGCATTGCAATTATTAATACCCCGAAGCTGAAGCTGGAGAAATGGCCTGACGCGCTCAAAATGCTGGGCCTGATTGATGCAACCGCCCTGGCTCTTGATGAGATAGGCAGGGCGATCGTCAACACGTGCATGCTCGGCGTGATAGCAAAGGTTACGGGATGGGTAAAGCTGGAATCTGTGATAGCAAGCCTCGACATGAACTTCGAAGGAAAGTTGTTGCAGAAAAACATAGACCTGGTGAGACGCGGCTACGACAGTGTCGCAATTTCAGTAAGGAGCACCACATGA
- a CDS encoding GntR family transcriptional regulator, translated as MKQHIINFKIEKQPHLRKIVYERLKDAILTGSIPKGTKLYESKIAEETGISRTPVREALHALERELLITAIDKVGYQIVDADVQDLEEISVLRKTVETLALKKAIDSIGETEIRRLETNLKQAERALKEYKGDLFIQLDAEFHQVLCSLSHSERLIRMADALRKEMHRFRRRTKLDHELAEESLRYHQKIVNFLKLKDYRNAKKALNDHIDHARRKTEKEFLGGLRVQ; from the coding sequence ATGAAGCAGCATATCATCAACTTCAAAATAGAAAAGCAACCCCACCTGCGGAAAATCGTTTATGAACGGTTGAAAGATGCAATTCTTACCGGTTCGATTCCGAAAGGTACGAAACTCTACGAATCAAAAATTGCAGAGGAGACGGGCATAAGCCGGACTCCGGTGAGGGAGGCGCTTCATGCCCTCGAGCGGGAACTGCTCATCACTGCAATCGACAAGGTGGGTTATCAAATAGTCGATGCAGATGTCCAGGACCTTGAAGAGATCTCGGTACTAAGAAAAACCGTCGAGACCCTTGCCCTAAAAAAGGCGATTGACAGTATAGGGGAGACTGAGATACGCAGGCTGGAGACGAATCTCAAGCAGGCGGAAAGAGCTTTGAAAGAGTACAAAGGTGATCTCTTTATCCAGCTGGATGCGGAGTTCCATCAGGTATTATGCTCCCTGAGTCATAGCGAGCGCCTGATAAGGATGGCAGATGCGCTGCGGAAGGAAATGCACAGATTCAGAAGGCGTACAAAACTGGACCACGAACTGGCTGAGGAATCCCTCAGGTACCACCAGAAAATAGTCAATTTCCTGAAACTGAAGGATTATAGAAACGCGAAGAAAGCGCTGAACGACCATATCGATCACGCAAGAAGAAAGACCGAGAAGGAGTTCCTGGGAGGGTTGAGAGTGCAATGA